Sequence from the Fusobacterium periodonticum 1_1_41FAA genome:
TAAGATATTTTAGAGGAAAAAATCTAGTTATAATCAATAATGAAAGCACTCAATATGATGGAGAAGCATCTTTAGTTTTAAAAACTAACTTTGCTGATACTATGGAAAAAGTTTTAAATATAATAAAGCAATAAAAAAGAAAGAGCTTTTTATTAATAAAAGCTCTTTCTTACTTCTTATACATATAAACCTGTATTTTCTTCTACTAAGTCATGAAAATTGATTTTATCAAAATCATCTAGTAATTCATCTTGTATTTTCTTAAGTGCAAGTCTAATTGAGCAGTTTGCTCCTCTGGTAGAGCAGATAGTTGAGCTATCTATACAAGGTTGTAATACTATATCATCATCTATAATTTCTATAATATCTCTAAAAGTAAGCCTCTTAGGATCTCTTGTTAGAACATATCCACCTTTAGCACCTCTAAATATTTTTACAACTCCAGCTTTTTCTAATTTTTTAATTATACGTAAACAAAATAATCTTGGAATATTTTCTTCAGCTGATATTTCATTTGATGAAATAATATCCTTATCTCTATGTAAAGTAAGATAATAGACAATTTGTAAAGCGTATCTAACTTCATTCTTAATTTTCATTATGTTGCTCTCCTCACAGTTAATTTTCTAAAATTCAATCAATTCTACATTTGAATCTAATTTATAAATAACATTTTTTCTTTCAATTATAATTTGAATTTTTGATTTTAAATTTTCATCACTTTTGATTTTTTGTATAAGTTCTTTACTTGGATTAATAGCTCTAGGATTACCTACTGAAGATAACATAGAATAATCTCCATTAGTATCTCCATAAGCATAGCTTTTAGATAAATCGATATCATATTTTTTTATAAAATCTTCTATTGCTTCTTGTTTATGAACAGAATCCCACATAGGTTTAGTTATTTTACCTGAAAATGTTTGAGTTTCTTCATCAATTTCATAAACAGAACCACAAAAGTCATCAACTCCCATCTTTTTAGCCATTCTTGAAACCAAAAACGAAGGACTTCCTGATATAAAGAAAACTTTATGTCCTTCTTTTTTATGCCATTCTATCATTTCTCTTGTGTATGTGTAGACCCTATTCCCCTTTAATAATAAAACTTGATCAGATATAAAATCATTATATTTAAGAGGTAAGCCTTTTATGGCAACAACATATAATTGAGCGAGATCAAGTAGATAGTCATCATAGTCACCTTTTCTTGTGTCCCAAAGTTGATATGCTTCTTCCACTTTTAATCTGTATTGAATATCTTTAAAAAGCTCATACTTTATCATTTTTTTAAAATGTTCAATAAGTAAAGCATTTCTATATATCGTACCATCTATATCAAAAAATGCTGCTATCATACTATTCACCTACTAAAAAAAATTATACCTAAATTGTAACATATTTTTTAAAAAAAATGTATCTTTTTTTGGTTGACTTTTTAAAAAAAAATATTTAGATTTGAATAGTATCTTTTAAAATTAGAAAAAACACTGTATAATATCTATAGATTTTTAAAAAGTAATTATTTAAGGAGTGAAGTAAAATGCAAAGAAGTATTAATTTAAAAAAGAAGCTATCACTATTTATTGCTAGTGTGCTTATGATTTTTACTATGTTTTCTACTATAAGTTCAGCAGATGAAGCTTATATAGCAAGTTTTAATATTTTAAGACTAGGGGCTGCTGAAAAAGATATGGTTCAAACAGCAAAACTTTTACAAGGTTTTGATTTAGTAGGTTTAGTTGAAGTTATTAATAAAAAAGGAATTGAGGAATTGGTTGATGAATTAAATAGACAAAGTCCTAATACTTGGGAATATCATATTTCACCTTTTGGTGTTGGTTCATCAAAATATAAAGAATATTTTGGTTATGTGTATAAAAAAGATAAGGTTAAATTTATAAAATCTGAAGGTTTCTATAAAGATGGAAAAAGTTCACTTTTAAGAGAGCCTTATGGAGCTACATTCAAAATAGGTAATTTTGACTTTACTCTAGTTTTAGTTCATACAATTTATGGAAATAATGAATCTCAAAGAAAAGCAGAAAACTTCAAAATGGTTGATGTGTATGATTATTTCCAAGATAAAGATAAAAAAGAAAATGATATTTTAATAGCAGGAGATTTTAATTTATATGCATTAGATGAATCATTTAGACCAATGTACAAACATAGAGATAAAATTACTTATGCTATAGACCCTGCAATAAAAACAACTATTGGAACTAAAGGAAGAGCAAACTCTTATGATAATTTCTTCTTTAGTCAAAAATATACAACTGAATTTACAGGTTCAAGTGGAGCATTAGATTTTTCAGAAAAAGATCCACAACTTATGAGACAAATTATATCTGACCATATCCCAGTGTTTATAGTTGTTGAAACATCAAAGGATGATGATTAATGAAAATTGCTTATCTATTTTTTAATGGTCAATTAAGAGGAAGTAAAAAGTTTTATTCTAATTTAATTGAAAAACAAGAAGGGGATATTTACTGTGCCGATGGTGGAGCAAATATTGCCTATCAATTAAATTTAATACCAAAAGAAATATATGGAGATCTAGATTCTATTAAAGATGAGGTAAAAGATTTTTATGCTAAAAAAAATGTTAAATTTATTAAATTTAATGTTGAAAAGGATTATACAGATAGTGAGCTTGTATTAAATGAAATTGAAAAAAAATATGATAAGATTTATGCAATAGCTGCTTTGGGTGGAAGTATTGATCATGAACTTACAAATATAAATTTGTTAAATAGATATTCTAATTTAATTTTTGTTAGTGAAAAAGAAAAAATGTTTAAAATAGAAAAATTTTATAATTTCTCTAATATGAAAAATAAAAAAGTTTCTTTCATTATATTTTCTGATAAAGTTAAAGATTTAACTTTAAAAGGATTTAAATATGATGTTGAAAATTTAGATTTAACAAAAGGTGAAACAAGATGTGTGAGTAATATCATTGAAAAAAACGAAGCTAGGCTAACATTAAAAAATGGAGCTCTTCTTTGTGTAGTTAAATGAAATTAAAATTGACACATAGATATCTTTGTTATAGAATTTATAAAAAAGGAGGAGGTTTTATAACATGTTGGAAGTTGGAATGAAATATGAAATTGATAGAGTTGTAACAGAAAATGATACTGCTTCTAAAGCTGCTTCAGGTTCTGTTGAAGTATTAGCAACTCCTGTTATGATAGCTTGGATGGAAGAAGCTTCTTTAAGATTAGCTCAAAAGGAATTAGAAGAAGGTCTTACAACAGTTGGAACAGAAGTAAATATTAAACACTTAAAAGGAACTTTAGTTGGAAAAACTGTTAAAGTTCTATCTACTTTAAAAGAAATAGATAGAAAAAGATTAGTATTTGATGTTGAAGTAATTGAAGATGGGGTTGCAGTAGGAACTGGATCACATACAAGATTTATTATAGATACAGCAAAATTTTATGAAAAATTAAAAAATACAAAATAATTATTTGAAAAGGGATTGTAAAATAATCCCTTTTTTAAGAAAGAGGGAAAAGAAAAATGGAAAAACTTAGTTTACAAACAAAACTTGTATTGGGAATACAACATGTTCTTGCGATGTTTGGAGCGACTGTATTGGTACCTTTTTTAACAGGACTTAATCCATCAATAGCACTTATTTGTGCTGGTGTGGGAACTTTAATATTTCATAGTGTTACAAAAGGAATAGTACCTGTATTTCTAGGTTCATCTTTTGCATTCATAGGAGCAACTGCTTTAGTTTTTAAAGAACAAGGAATTGCAATATTAAAAGGTGGTATTATATCTGCAGGACTTGTATATGTTCTTATGTCTTTTATTGTTTTAAAATTTGGAGTTGAAAGAATAAAATCATTCTTTCCACCAGTAGTTGTAGGACCAATAATAATGGTTATAGGGCTAAGACTTAGTCCAGTAGCATTAAGTATGGCAGGATATGCTAATAATACATTTGATAAAGATAGCTTAATTATTGCATTAATAGTTGTTGTTACTATGATATCTATTAGTATCTTAAAGAAATCATTCTTTAGATTAGTTCCAATTCTAATTTCAGTTGTCATAGGATATATTGTTGCATATTTTATGGGAGATGTAGATTTATCGAAAGTTCATGAAGCAAGTTGGTTAGGACTGCCAGCAGGAGCATGGGAAACTATCACTACATTACCTAAATTTACTTTTACAGGAGTAATAGCACTTGCACCAATAGCTCTAGTTGTATTTATAGAACATATTGGGGATATAACAACTAATGGAGCAGTTGTTGGAAAAGACTTCTTTAAAGATCCAGGAGTACACAGAACATTACTAGGTGATGGACTTGCAACAATGTCAGCTGGACTTTTAGGAGGGCCTGCTAACACAACTTATGGAGAAAATACAGGAGTTCTTGCAGTAACAAAAGTATATGATCCAGCAATTTTAAGAATAGCAGCTTGTTTTGCAATAGTTCTAGGACTTATAGGAAAATTTGGAGTAATACTTCAAACAATACCTCAACCAGTAATGGGAGGAGTTTCTATCATATTATTTGGAATGATAGCAGCAGTTGGAGTAAGAACAATAGTTGAAGCACAACTTGATTTCACACACTCAAGAAACTTAATCATAGCAGCCTTAATATTTGTATTAGGAATAGCTATTGGAGATATAACAATTTGGGGAACAATTTCAGTTTCAGGTCTAGCATTAGCTGCACTTGTAGGAATAGTTTTAAATAAAATTTTACCAGAAGACAAATAAGGAGTACAATATATGGAAAGAATTGCTAGCTTTCAAGTTGACCATAAAAAATTGAATAGAGGAATTTACGTGTCAAGACTTGATGAAATAAATGGAAACTATCTGACAACTTTTGATATAAGAATGAAGTTGCCTAATAGAGAGCCTGTAATAAATATAGCAGAATTACATACAATAGAGCATTTAGGAGCTACATTTTTAAGAAATCATCCTACTAGAAAAGATGATATTATCTATTTTGGACCTATGGGATGTAGAACAGGACTTTACCTAATTTTAAAAGGTAAATTAGAGTCAAAAGAAGTAGTTGATCTTATAAAAGAACTTTTTGAATTTATCAGTAAATTTGAAGGAGATATTCCAGGTGCTTCTGCAATTGAATGTGGAAATTACTTGGATCAAAACTTGCCTATGGCAAGATACGAAGCACAAAAATTTTTAGAAGAAACATTAAACAATATAAAGGAAAAAAATCTAGTTTACCCAGAATAAATATAACAAAATTTTTAAGGAGATGATACTATGAAAAAGCTTGTTTATGTTTTAATGTTGGTTTCGTTATTTTTAATTGGTTGTGGAGAAAGTAAAAATGAAAGTCCTAATGGTAACACAGTTGTCATAGGTCAAGGAGCAAAACCTAAATCACTTGATCCACATATGTATAACTCTATTCCTGACTTACTTGTTTCTCGTCAATTCTATAATACATTATTTTCAAGAGAAAAAGATGGAAGTATAAAACCTGAATTGGCTGAAAGTTATGAGTATAAAAATGACAAGGAATTAGATGTTGTTTTAAAAAAAGGTGTAAAATTTCATGATGGAACTGAGTTAACAGCTGATGATGTATTATTTAGTTTTGAAAGAATGAAAGAAAAACCTGGATCATCTATAATGGTAGAAGAAATTGATAAGGTTGAAAAAGTTGATGATTATCAAATAAAAATCTTATTAAAAAATCCTTCTTCAGCTATGTTGTATAACTTAGCTCACCCAATAACTTCTATAGTAAATAAGAAATATGTAGAAGCAGGAAATGATTTATCGATTGCTCCAATGGGAACAGGTGCATTCAAGTTAATAGCTTACAATGATGGAGAAAAGATTGAATTAGAAGCCTTTAAAGATTATTTTGAAGGAGCTCCAAAAGTTGAAAAGATAACTTTTAGATCTATTCCAGAAGATACAAGTATGCTTGCTGCTTTAGAAACAGGTGAAGTAGACATTGCTACTGGTATGCCTCCTGTTTCAACTCAAACAATAGAAGCAAATGATAAATTAGAATTAATTTCTGAACCAACAACTGCAACAGAGTATATTTGTTTAAATGTAGAAAAAGCTCCATTTGACAATAAAGATTTTAGAGTGGCTTTAAACTATGCTATAGATAAGAAGAGTATTATTGACTCTATTTTCTCTGGAAGAGGAAAAGTTGCAAAATCAATAGTAAATCCAAATGTTTTTGGTTATTATGATGGTTTAGAAGAATATCCATATGATGTAGAAAAAGCTAAAGAATTAATTGAAAAATCAGGTTTAAAAGATGCGAAATTTTCTCTTTATGTAAATGATAGCCCAGTAAGATTACAAGTGGCACAAATAATTCAAGCTAATTTAAAAGATGTTGGAATTGAAATGACTATTGAAACTCTTGAATGGGGAACATATCTTCAAAAAACAGGAGAAGGAGATTTTTTAGCTTATTTAGGAGGATGGATTTCAGGAACTTCTGATGCTGATATAGTCCTATATCCACTATTAGATAGTAAATCAATAGGTTTCCCTGGAAACAGAGCTCGTTACTCAAATCCAGAATTTGATAAGGAAGTTGAAGCCGCAAGAGTAGCTTTAAGTCCTGATGAAAGAAAAGAACACTTTAAGAATGCTCAAATAATATCTCAAAATGATTCACCTCTTATTGTTTTATACAATAAAAATGAAAATATTGGTATAAATAAGAGAGTAAAAAGATTTGAATATGATCCAACTACTATGCATAAATTCAAAAATTTAGAAATTAAATAATGTTTATTGGAGCTATTGTTACTACAATGGCTCCCTATATTTTATTATAAGGAGATGAACTAAAATGGATATAGATTTAAAATATACATTAAAGAAAACAGTGGAGCTTTTAGCAATACCAAGTCCAGTAGGATATACTCATAATGCTATTGAATGGGTAAGAAAAGAATTAGAAAGTTTAGGAGTAAAAAAATATAATATAACAAAAAAAGGAGCATTAATTGCTTATGTTAAAGGAAAAGATTCTGATTATAAAAAAATGATTTCAGCCCATGTTGATACTTTAGGAGCAGTAGTAAAAAAAGTTAAAAAGAATGGGAGACTTGAAGTTACAAATGTTGGAGGTTTTGCTTGGGGTTCTGTTGAAGGAGAACATGTAACAATACATACTCTTTCTGAAAAAACATATACAGGAACGATTCTTCCAGTTAAAGCTTCTGTTCATGTTTATGGTGATGTTGCAAGAGAAATGCCAAGAACAGAAGAAACAATGGAGATAAGAATAGATGAAGATGTAAAAACAGATCAAGATGTTTTTAAATTAGGGATATTACAAGGAGATTTTGTTTCTCTTGATCCACGTACAAGAGTTTTAGAAAATGGATATATAAAATCAAGATACTTAGATGATAAACTTTGTGTAGCACAAATTCTAGCTTATTTAAAATATTTAAAAGATAATAAATTAAAACCAAGAACTGATTTATATATTTATTTTTCTAACTTTGAAGAAATTGGACACGGAGTTTCAGTTTTTCCTGAAGATTTAGATGAGTTTATAGCAGTTGATATTGGACTTGTTGCTGGTGAGGATGCTCATGGTGATGAAAAGAAAGTTAATATTATTGCAAAAGATAGTAGAAGTCCTTATGATTATACTTTAAGAAAGAAACTTCAGGAAGCAGCTGATAAAAATAAAATACAATATACAATAGGAGTACATAATAGATATGGGTCAGATGCAACAACAGCAATTTTACAAGGATTCGATTTTAAATATGCTTGTATAGGACCAAATGTAGATGCAACTCATCACTATGAAAGATGTCATAATGATGGAATTGTTGAAACTATAAAATTATTAATTGCTTACTTATAAAAATATACATAAATAATAAAAAATGGAACTATAACATATTTAAATATGTAGTAGTTCCATTTTATTTTTATTTCTTAATTAAATTTTAACTTTTTTAGTATACAATAAAAAAAACATCTGTTATAATAAACTAGGTTTTATTTTATAAAAATGAAGGGGGTTTTTAATAAATGCAAATTGTAACTGACAAAAATAAAGTAGCACTTTATTTTAAAGATAATGCTGTTAGCTATAAAGAATTTATTTTAAATACAAAAAAAATAAAACAATATGCAAACATAAAAGAATTTACAAATAATATGATTTATATGGAAAATAGACCAGAATTACTATATAGTTTCTTTTCTATATGGGACAGCAGAGCGACTTGCGTCTGTATAGATGCTTCAAGTACAGCAGAAGAATTATCGTATTATATAGATAATTCAGAAGTTGAAAAAATATTCACTTCAAGAGGACAACTTGAAAAAGTAGAGGAAGCTTTCACTATCTTAAATAAAAAAGTTGAACTTGTTATTGTAGACGATATTGAATTTGATAAAATTAAAATTGATGAAAATATAGAAGCTAACTTAGTTATTAATTCACCTGAAAGAGAAGACACAGCACTAATTTTATATACATCAGGAACAACAGGAAAGCCTAAAGGAGTTATGTTAACATTTGATAATATTCTAGCAAATGTAGATTCACTTGATGTATATAAGATGTATGAAGAAACAGATGTGACAATTGCACTATTACCTTTACATCATATCTTACCACTTTTAGGAACAGGTGTAATGCCACTTCTATATTCAGCTACTATAGTATTCCTTGATGATATGTCTTCTGTTGCATTAATAGATGCGATGAAAAAATATAAGGTAACTATGCTAATAGGAGTACCTAAACTTTGGGAAGTAATGCATAAAAAGATTATGGATACTATAAACTCAAAAGGAATAACAAGATTTATTTTTAAAATTGCTAAAAAAATAAACTCTTTAAGTTTCAGTAAGAAAATATTTAAAAAAGTAAGTGAAGGTTTTGGAGGACATATTAAATTCTTCGTTTCAGGAGGGTCTAAATTAAATCCACAGGTAACAGAAGACTTCCTTACTCTTGGAATAAAAATCTGTGAAGGTTATGGAATGACAGAAACATCTCCAATAATAGCTTATACTCCCAAAGATGATATAATGCCAAACTCAGCTGGAAGAGTTATAAAAGATGTAGAAGTTAAGATAGCTGAAGATAATGAAATACTTGTTAAAGGTAGAAATGTAATGAAGGGATATTATAAAAACCCTGAAGCAACTGCTGAAATAATTGATAAAGATGGTTGGTTACATACTGGAGATTTAGGAACTTTAAAAGATGGTTATCTATATGTAACAGGTAGAAAGAAAGAAATGATAGTTTTATCAAATGGTAAAAATATAAATCCTATTGATATAGAAGCAAAATTAATATCTATGACTAACCTTATTGCTGAGGTTGTTGTAACTGAATATAATTCTATTTTAACAGCAGTTATTCATCCTGATTTTAATAAAGTTAAGGAAGAAAAAGTTGATAATATTTATGAAGTATTAAAGTGGTCAGTTGTTGATAAATATAACCAAAAAAGTCCTGACTATAAAAAGATATTAGATGTAAAAATTGTAAATGAAGATTTTCCAAAGACAAAGATTGGAAAAATTAAAAGATTTATGATAGCTGATATGCTAGAAGGAAAAATCGAAAAGAAAGAAAGAAAACCTGAACCTGATTTTGAAGAATATAATAAAATAAAAAAATATTTAGTTACTGCTAAAGAAAAAGAAGTATTTTTTGATTCTCATATTGAAATAGACTTAGGTATGGATTCTTTAGATATGGTTGAGTTTCAACATTTCTTAGATTTAAACTTTGGAGTAAAAGAAGAAAATCTAATTTCTAAACATCCAACATTATTAGAACTTGCTAATTATGTAAAGGAAAATAGAAATCAAGAAAAAATTGGAAATTTAAACTGGAAAGAGATCATTAATAAAGATACTGATGCGAAATTACCAAGTTCTAGTTTCTTAGCTATAATTTTAAAATTCATATCATGTATTCTATTTAATACTTTCTTTAGAGTCAAGGTTAAAGGAAAAGAAAAAATTGAAATGGATAAGCCAACT
This genomic interval carries:
- a CDS encoding Rrf2 family transcriptional regulator; protein product: MKIKNEVRYALQIVYYLTLHRDKDIISSNEISAEENIPRLFCLRIIKKLEKAGVVKIFRGAKGGYVLTRDPKRLTFRDIIEIIDDDIVLQPCIDSSTICSTRGANCSIRLALKKIQDELLDDFDKINFHDLVEENTGLYV
- a CDS encoding HAD family hydrolase, whose product is MIAAFFDIDGTIYRNALLIEHFKKMIKYELFKDIQYRLKVEEAYQLWDTRKGDYDDYLLDLAQLYVVAIKGLPLKYNDFISDQVLLLKGNRVYTYTREMIEWHKKEGHKVFFISGSPSFLVSRMAKKMGVDDFCGSVYEIDEETQTFSGKITKPMWDSVHKQEAIEDFIKKYDIDLSKSYAYGDTNGDYSMLSSVGNPRAINPSKELIQKIKSDENLKSKIQIIIERKNVIYKLDSNVELIEF
- a CDS encoding endonuclease/exonuclease/phosphatase family protein, with translation MIFTMFSTISSADEAYIASFNILRLGAAEKDMVQTAKLLQGFDLVGLVEVINKKGIEELVDELNRQSPNTWEYHISPFGVGSSKYKEYFGYVYKKDKVKFIKSEGFYKDGKSSLLREPYGATFKIGNFDFTLVLVHTIYGNNESQRKAENFKMVDVYDYFQDKDKKENDILIAGDFNLYALDESFRPMYKHRDKITYAIDPAIKTTIGTKGRANSYDNFFFSQKYTTEFTGSSGALDFSEKDPQLMRQIISDHIPVFIVVETSKDDD
- a CDS encoding thiamine diphosphokinase gives rise to the protein MKIAYLFFNGQLRGSKKFYSNLIEKQEGDIYCADGGANIAYQLNLIPKEIYGDLDSIKDEVKDFYAKKNVKFIKFNVEKDYTDSELVLNEIEKKYDKIYAIAALGGSIDHELTNINLLNRYSNLIFVSEKEKMFKIEKFYNFSNMKNKKVSFIIFSDKVKDLTLKGFKYDVENLDLTKGETRCVSNIIEKNEARLTLKNGALLCVVK
- a CDS encoding thioesterase family protein — encoded protein: MLEVGMKYEIDRVVTENDTASKAASGSVEVLATPVMIAWMEEASLRLAQKELEEGLTTVGTEVNIKHLKGTLVGKTVKVLSTLKEIDRKRLVFDVEVIEDGVAVGTGSHTRFIIDTAKFYEKLKNTK
- a CDS encoding uracil-xanthine permease family protein, which gives rise to MEKLSLQTKLVLGIQHVLAMFGATVLVPFLTGLNPSIALICAGVGTLIFHSVTKGIVPVFLGSSFAFIGATALVFKEQGIAILKGGIISAGLVYVLMSFIVLKFGVERIKSFFPPVVVGPIIMVIGLRLSPVALSMAGYANNTFDKDSLIIALIVVVTMISISILKKSFFRLVPILISVVIGYIVAYFMGDVDLSKVHEASWLGLPAGAWETITTLPKFTFTGVIALAPIALVVFIEHIGDITTNGAVVGKDFFKDPGVHRTLLGDGLATMSAGLLGGPANTTYGENTGVLAVTKVYDPAILRIAACFAIVLGLIGKFGVILQTIPQPVMGGVSIILFGMIAAVGVRTIVEAQLDFTHSRNLIIAALIFVLGIAIGDITIWGTISVSGLALAALVGIVLNKILPEDK
- a CDS encoding S-ribosylhomocysteine lyase, with protein sequence MERIASFQVDHKKLNRGIYVSRLDEINGNYLTTFDIRMKLPNREPVINIAELHTIEHLGATFLRNHPTRKDDIIYFGPMGCRTGLYLILKGKLESKEVVDLIKELFEFISKFEGDIPGASAIECGNYLDQNLPMARYEAQKFLEETLNNIKEKNLVYPE
- a CDS encoding ABC transporter substrate-binding protein; its protein translation is MKKLVYVLMLVSLFLIGCGESKNESPNGNTVVIGQGAKPKSLDPHMYNSIPDLLVSRQFYNTLFSREKDGSIKPELAESYEYKNDKELDVVLKKGVKFHDGTELTADDVLFSFERMKEKPGSSIMVEEIDKVEKVDDYQIKILLKNPSSAMLYNLAHPITSIVNKKYVEAGNDLSIAPMGTGAFKLIAYNDGEKIELEAFKDYFEGAPKVEKITFRSIPEDTSMLAALETGEVDIATGMPPVSTQTIEANDKLELISEPTTATEYICLNVEKAPFDNKDFRVALNYAIDKKSIIDSIFSGRGKVAKSIVNPNVFGYYDGLEEYPYDVEKAKELIEKSGLKDAKFSLYVNDSPVRLQVAQIIQANLKDVGIEMTIETLEWGTYLQKTGEGDFLAYLGGWISGTSDADIVLYPLLDSKSIGFPGNRARYSNPEFDKEVEAARVALSPDERKEHFKNAQIISQNDSPLIVLYNKNENIGINKRVKRFEYDPTTMHKFKNLEIK
- a CDS encoding M42 family metallopeptidase → MDIDLKYTLKKTVELLAIPSPVGYTHNAIEWVRKELESLGVKKYNITKKGALIAYVKGKDSDYKKMISAHVDTLGAVVKKVKKNGRLEVTNVGGFAWGSVEGEHVTIHTLSEKTYTGTILPVKASVHVYGDVAREMPRTEETMEIRIDEDVKTDQDVFKLGILQGDFVSLDPRTRVLENGYIKSRYLDDKLCVAQILAYLKYLKDNKLKPRTDLYIYFSNFEEIGHGVSVFPEDLDEFIAVDIGLVAGEDAHGDEKKVNIIAKDSRSPYDYTLRKKLQEAADKNKIQYTIGVHNRYGSDATTAILQGFDFKYACIGPNVDATHHYERCHNDGIVETIKLLIAYL
- a CDS encoding AMP-binding protein — encoded protein: MQIVTDKNKVALYFKDNAVSYKEFILNTKKIKQYANIKEFTNNMIYMENRPELLYSFFSIWDSRATCVCIDASSTAEELSYYIDNSEVEKIFTSRGQLEKVEEAFTILNKKVELVIVDDIEFDKIKIDENIEANLVINSPEREDTALILYTSGTTGKPKGVMLTFDNILANVDSLDVYKMYEETDVTIALLPLHHILPLLGTGVMPLLYSATIVFLDDMSSVALIDAMKKYKVTMLIGVPKLWEVMHKKIMDTINSKGITRFIFKIAKKINSLSFSKKIFKKVSEGFGGHIKFFVSGGSKLNPQVTEDFLTLGIKICEGYGMTETSPIIAYTPKDDIMPNSAGRVIKDVEVKIAEDNEILVKGRNVMKGYYKNPEATAEIIDKDGWLHTGDLGTLKDGYLYVTGRKKEMIVLSNGKNINPIDIEAKLISMTNLIAEVVVTEYNSILTAVIHPDFNKVKEEKVDNIYEVLKWSVVDKYNQKSPDYKKILDVKIVNEDFPKTKIGKIKRFMIADMLEGKIEKKERKPEPDFEEYNKIKKYLVTAKEKEVFFDSHIEIDLGMDSLDMVEFQHFLDLNFGVKEENLISKHPTLLELANYVKENRNQEKIGNLNWKEIINKDTDAKLPSSSFLAIILKFISCILFNTFFRVKVKGKEKIEMDKPTIYVANHQSFLDGFLFNYAVPSKLVKKTYFLATVAHFKSSIMKSFANSSNVVLVDINKDIAEVMQILAKVLKENKNVAIYPEGLRTRDGKMNKFKKAFAILAKELNVDIQPYVISGAYELFPTGKKFPKPGKISIEFLDKIKVEDLSYDEIVDKSYKAIEEKLTK